A single Cannabis sativa cultivar Pink pepper isolate KNU-18-1 chromosome 7, ASM2916894v1, whole genome shotgun sequence DNA region contains:
- the LOC115698018 gene encoding RHOMBOID-like protein 1, with amino-acid sequence MAGDGPSEIQIRVNSRRSSSGGGGVVHPVEVDTPQQLTSPTPPVYREVKHFKKWIPWLIPLFVIANTLMFIITMYVNNCPDNSDSCIAKFLGRFSFQPFKENPLLGPSSTTLLRMGALDVTKVVEGHQGWRLITCNWLHGGLFHILANMLSLLVIGIRLEQEFGFVRIGLLYVISGFGGSLFSALFLQSNISVGASGALFGLLGGMLSELITNWTIYVNKFAALFTLVVIIAINLAVGILPHVDNFAHLGGFLSGFLLGFVFLIRPQFGWVSQRYTPGFMSPTPPVPAKSKFKTYQCILWIVSLILLIVGLTVGLVLLLRGVDANEHCSWCHYLSCVPTSKWSCKTEPAFCLSSQMGNQLNLTCSSNNKTNIYTVFNPSSSRIQGLCTQLCG; translated from the exons ATGGCCGGAGACGGTCCGTCGGAGATTCAGATCCGGGTCAACTCACGTCGAAGTAGCAGCGGCGGCGGTGGCGTGGTTCATCCAGTTGAGGTAGACACTCCTCAGCAGCTAACGTCTCCAACACCACCCGTATATCGAGAAGTAAAGCATTTCAAGAAATGGATCCCTTGGTTAATCCCTCTATTTGTTATTGCCAATACTCTTATGTTCATAATCACCATGTACGTAAACAATTGCCCTGATAATTCAGATTCTTGTATAGCTAAGTTCTTGGGTAGGTTCTCGTTTCAGCCTTTTAAAGAGAACCCTCTTCTGGGTCCGTCATCCACTAC GCTTCTAAGGATGGGGGCTCTTGATGTGACCAAAGTGGTGGAAGGTCACCAGGGATGGCGTCTTATTACTTGTAATTGGTTACACGGAGGGCTTTTTCATATATTGGCAAATATGTTGAGCCTTTTGGTTATTGGTATTCGGCTCGAGCAAGAATTTGGATTTG TCCGAATCGGTTTGCTGTATGTCATTTCTGGATTTGGTGGAAGTTTGTTCTCTGCACTTTTCCTCCAGTCAAACATATCTGTTGGTGCTTCCGGTGCTCTTTTTGGGTTATTGGGAGGAATGCTTTCTGAACTCATCACCAATTGGACAATATATGTTAATAAG TTTGCAGCACTTTTCACTCTTGTGGTCATCATAGCTATTAACTTGGCAGTGGGAATTCTTCCACATGTGGACAACTTTGCTCATCTTGGAGGGTTTCTTTCCGGTTTCCTTCTTGGGTTTGTGTTTCTCATCCGGCCACAGTTTGGATGGGTTAGCCAAAGGTATACTCCAGGATTTATGTCACCAACACCACCTGTTCCAGCTAAATCTAAATTCAAGACATATCAATGCATATTGTGGATCGTTTCGCTTATACTTTTGATTGTTGG GCTAACAGTCGGGTTGGTTCTGCTACTCCGGGGAGTTGATGCAAATGAACATTGTTCTTGGTGTCATTATTTGTCTTGTGTCCCAACCTCAAAATGGAGCTGCAAGACTGAGCCTGCATTCTGCTTG TCGAGTCAGATGGGTAATCAGCTCAACTTAACATGCTCCAGCAACAACAAAACTAACATATATACTGTGTTCAACCCCAGCAGTTCAAGGATTCAGGGGTTATGTACACAGCTCTGTGGTTGA